Proteins found in one Hirundo rustica isolate bHirRus1 chromosome Z, bHirRus1.pri.v3, whole genome shotgun sequence genomic segment:
- the SMAD7 gene encoding mothers against decapentaplegic homolog 7 isoform X1 has translation MFRTKRSVLVRRLWRSRAPGGEEEEEAAAGEPGAAAAVAEPRAHLGGGRGCCPGKAGRGGRAAAGAEAELKALTHAVLKRLKERQLEGLLHAVESRGGARTPCLLLPAKADSRLGQHWYPLPVLLCKVFRWPDLRHCSEVKRLCCCESYGKAHSELVCCNPHHLSRLCELESPPPPYSRYPMDFLKPTADCPDSVPSSTETGGTNCLAPGGLSDSQVLQEPGDRSHWCVVAYWEEKTRVGRLYSVQEPSLDIFYDLPQGNGFCLGQLNSDNKSQLVQKVRSKIGYGIQLTKEVDGVWVYNRSSYPIFIKSATLDNPDSRTLLVHKVFPGFSIKAFDYEKAYTLQRPNDHEFTQQPWTGFTVQISFVKGWGQCYTRQFISSCPCWLEVIFNNR, from the exons gAGCCCCGGGCGCACTTGGGCGGGGGGCGCGGGTGCTGCCCGGGCAAGGcgggccgcggcgggcgggcggcggcgggcgcggaggcGGAACTGAAGGCGCTGACCCACGCCGTGCTGAAGCGGCTGAAGGAGCGGCAGCTGGAGGGGCTGCTGCACGCCGTGGAGTCCCGCGGCGGGGCGCGgaccccctgcctgctgctgcccgcCAAGGCCGACTCGCGGCTGGGACAGCACTGGTACCCGCTGCCCGTGCTGCTCTGCAAGGTGTTCCGCTGGCCCGACCTCCGCCACTGCTCCGAAGTGAAGCGGTTATGTTGCTGTGAATCCTACGGCAAGGCTCACTCCGAGCTCGTCTGCTGCAACCCGCACCACCTCAGCCGGCTCTGCGAGCTAG AGTCTCCCCCTCCACCCTACTCCAGATATCCAATGGATTTTCTCAAACCAACTG cagattGTCCAGACTCTGTGCCTTCCTCCACTGAAACAGGGGGAACTAATTGTCTAGCCCCTGGGGGGCTCTCAG ATTCTCAAGTTCTTCAGGAGCCAGGGGATAGGTCACACTGGTGTGTGGTGGCATACTGGGAAGAGAAGACACGCGTGGGTCGGCTGTACTCTGTCCAAGAGCCCTCCCTGGATATCTTCTATGATCTACCTCAGGGGAATGGTTTCTGCCTCGGACAGCTCAACTCAGACAACAAAAGCCAACTGGTGCAGAAGGTGCGCAGCAAGATCGGCTACGGCATCCAGCTCACCAAGGAAGTGGACGGCGTGTGGGTGTACAACCGCAGCAGTTACCCCATCTTCATCAAGTCGGCCACACTGGACAACCCCGACTCCAGGACGTTGCTGGTCCACAAAGTGTTCCCAGGGTTTTCCATCAAGGCTTTCGACTACGAGAAGGCGTACACCTTGCAGAGACCCAACGACCACGAGTTCACGCAGCAGCCATGGACCGGATTTACCGTGCAGATCAGCTTTGTGAAAGGCTGGGGCCAGTGCTACACGAGACAGTTCAtcagcagctgcccctgctggTTGGAGGTTATTTTCAACAACCGATGA
- the SMAD7 gene encoding mothers against decapentaplegic homolog 7 isoform X2, whose amino-acid sequence MFRTKRSVLVRRLWRSRAPGGEEEEEAAAGEPGAAAAVAEPRAHLGGGRGCCPGKAGRGGRAAAGAEAELKALTHAVLKRLKERQLEGLLHAVESRGGARTPCLLLPAKADSRLGQHWYPLPVLLCKVFRWPDLRHCSEVKRLCCCESYGKAHSELVCCNPHHLSRLCELESPPPPYSRYPMDFLKPTDCPDSVPSSTETGGTNCLAPGGLSDSQVLQEPGDRSHWCVVAYWEEKTRVGRLYSVQEPSLDIFYDLPQGNGFCLGQLNSDNKSQLVQKVRSKIGYGIQLTKEVDGVWVYNRSSYPIFIKSATLDNPDSRTLLVHKVFPGFSIKAFDYEKAYTLQRPNDHEFTQQPWTGFTVQISFVKGWGQCYTRQFISSCPCWLEVIFNNR is encoded by the exons gAGCCCCGGGCGCACTTGGGCGGGGGGCGCGGGTGCTGCCCGGGCAAGGcgggccgcggcgggcgggcggcggcgggcgcggaggcGGAACTGAAGGCGCTGACCCACGCCGTGCTGAAGCGGCTGAAGGAGCGGCAGCTGGAGGGGCTGCTGCACGCCGTGGAGTCCCGCGGCGGGGCGCGgaccccctgcctgctgctgcccgcCAAGGCCGACTCGCGGCTGGGACAGCACTGGTACCCGCTGCCCGTGCTGCTCTGCAAGGTGTTCCGCTGGCCCGACCTCCGCCACTGCTCCGAAGTGAAGCGGTTATGTTGCTGTGAATCCTACGGCAAGGCTCACTCCGAGCTCGTCTGCTGCAACCCGCACCACCTCAGCCGGCTCTGCGAGCTAG AGTCTCCCCCTCCACCCTACTCCAGATATCCAATGGATTTTCTCAAACCAACTG attGTCCAGACTCTGTGCCTTCCTCCACTGAAACAGGGGGAACTAATTGTCTAGCCCCTGGGGGGCTCTCAG ATTCTCAAGTTCTTCAGGAGCCAGGGGATAGGTCACACTGGTGTGTGGTGGCATACTGGGAAGAGAAGACACGCGTGGGTCGGCTGTACTCTGTCCAAGAGCCCTCCCTGGATATCTTCTATGATCTACCTCAGGGGAATGGTTTCTGCCTCGGACAGCTCAACTCAGACAACAAAAGCCAACTGGTGCAGAAGGTGCGCAGCAAGATCGGCTACGGCATCCAGCTCACCAAGGAAGTGGACGGCGTGTGGGTGTACAACCGCAGCAGTTACCCCATCTTCATCAAGTCGGCCACACTGGACAACCCCGACTCCAGGACGTTGCTGGTCCACAAAGTGTTCCCAGGGTTTTCCATCAAGGCTTTCGACTACGAGAAGGCGTACACCTTGCAGAGACCCAACGACCACGAGTTCACGCAGCAGCCATGGACCGGATTTACCGTGCAGATCAGCTTTGTGAAAGGCTGGGGCCAGTGCTACACGAGACAGTTCAtcagcagctgcccctgctggTTGGAGGTTATTTTCAACAACCGATGA
- the SMAD7 gene encoding mothers against decapentaplegic homolog 7 isoform X3 has protein sequence MDFLKPTADCPDSVPSSTETGGTNCLAPGGLSDSQVLQEPGDRSHWCVVAYWEEKTRVGRLYSVQEPSLDIFYDLPQGNGFCLGQLNSDNKSQLVQKVRSKIGYGIQLTKEVDGVWVYNRSSYPIFIKSATLDNPDSRTLLVHKVFPGFSIKAFDYEKAYTLQRPNDHEFTQQPWTGFTVQISFVKGWGQCYTRQFISSCPCWLEVIFNNR, from the exons ATGGATTTTCTCAAACCAACTG cagattGTCCAGACTCTGTGCCTTCCTCCACTGAAACAGGGGGAACTAATTGTCTAGCCCCTGGGGGGCTCTCAG ATTCTCAAGTTCTTCAGGAGCCAGGGGATAGGTCACACTGGTGTGTGGTGGCATACTGGGAAGAGAAGACACGCGTGGGTCGGCTGTACTCTGTCCAAGAGCCCTCCCTGGATATCTTCTATGATCTACCTCAGGGGAATGGTTTCTGCCTCGGACAGCTCAACTCAGACAACAAAAGCCAACTGGTGCAGAAGGTGCGCAGCAAGATCGGCTACGGCATCCAGCTCACCAAGGAAGTGGACGGCGTGTGGGTGTACAACCGCAGCAGTTACCCCATCTTCATCAAGTCGGCCACACTGGACAACCCCGACTCCAGGACGTTGCTGGTCCACAAAGTGTTCCCAGGGTTTTCCATCAAGGCTTTCGACTACGAGAAGGCGTACACCTTGCAGAGACCCAACGACCACGAGTTCACGCAGCAGCCATGGACCGGATTTACCGTGCAGATCAGCTTTGTGAAAGGCTGGGGCCAGTGCTACACGAGACAGTTCAtcagcagctgcccctgctggTTGGAGGTTATTTTCAACAACCGATGA